Genomic DNA from Thiosocius teredinicola:
TTGCCGCCAACATCGGTTGCGATTACCGGTAGGCCGGTCGCCATGGCTTCAAGGATGGTGTTCGAGATGCCCTCGGCCTGCGAGGGCAGTACGAATACATCGAAGCCGCGCATCACCTCGGGCACGTTATCGAGGCTGCCGGGCAGCCAACATTGGTCGGGCAGGCCGGCGTTGTCGAGCAGATCACTACAGATTTCGCGTAGCGGCCCGTCGCCGACCAACACCAGCCGCAGGTTCGGTTGCAATGCCGGATGCTGTTCGCACAGTTGGATAAAGGCCTTGCACAGCGTGACCTGATCCTTCACGCCATGCATGCGGCCAACGGTACCGAACACCACGCTGTTTGCATCGACGAAGCCTTCGGGCAGCGCCGAGCTGTCGCCCGGTGCAAAGCGTCGGTTGTCGACACCGTTATAGATGCGGCTGACCTTGTCGGCCTTGATGCCGACGCGCTCGAGCAGATAGCTCTCCAGCTCACGCGACAAGGCGATGAAGCGATGCACCAGGGGGCTGTGTGCGCGCCTTAACCATTGGTATTTGCGGTTGCTGCCATCCGGGTCGCTGACATCCCAGCCGTGTTCGCCGTGCACGCGGCACGGTACGCGCGCCAGCCAGGCCGGGATCTGCGCTTCAAGGCAGCCGATGTTGCGTGTATGCACGACAGCCGGTCGCAGTTGGCGAAACAATTTGTACAGGTCGCGCCACAGTCCGAAGTCCTGCCCCGGCTTCTTGTGCATCTCGTACACGCGTACATCGTCGCGTTGGATGCGCTGTTGGAAGTCGGTCGATTCGGTCAGGCAGACGATCGCATTACGGTAGCGATCGCTCGGTAATTGATTAACCAGGTTGACGACGCCATTTTCCAGCCCGCCGACCTGTAGGCGGTAGAGCACGTGGAGTACAAGCGGGCGTGGGTCGTCGTGAGCGACGGCAGGGGACGGCAAGACAGATTCCGATGGTTAATGACCGCCGCGATTATCGCAGGCGGTCAGCCACCAAGAAAGGGTGAATGGCGCGGGGTGTTAACCCTCGAGCATGCTGCGGACTTCGGCGATCTCTTCGGCCGGGCCTTCCATGTCGACGATGATCACCTCGGGCTCCATGCCGATCTTGGCGAATGCCGGCACGTGCGACCAATCGGTTTCGGCTTCGGGGCCACCCTTGGCCGACAGGTTCTGCAGGCGTGCCACCAAGACCACGTCTGCATAGGTCGGGGTCGGGCCCGGGTCGTAGCTCAGGTCGTAGACCGCGGTCGGGATGTTCTGCAGCGACGATGCGAAGTTCCAGTGCTTGAGGATGCGCGCGCCGATCTCGGGTGCCAGCTCTTCGATCAGCTGGTGGATAACCAGCGTGTCGGCGTCGAAGCCGAACAGTTCGTCGATCTTGGTCAGCAGCGGCAGTGCGCCGATGTTGTGAATCAGGCCGCCGAGCATCGCCTGCTCGTTTTCCAGCTCGGGTACGGCGCCGGCCAGCACGCGGCTGATCGCGGCGACCTGCAGGCTGTCGTCCCAGATCTTACGGAACTGCTTGTCGAGTGCGTCGGAGGTTGCCTGGAAGATCTGACGCATCGCCAGGCTGACCACCAGGCTGCGCACCATCTTCACGCCCAGACGGGTGACCGCCTGCTGGATCGTGTCGATCTCGCGGCTGCCGCGGTACAGCGGGCTGTTGGCGACCTGCAACAGGCGCGCCGACAGGGCGGCGTCGTTGGCCACCATCTTGGCGATCGAGGCTGCGTCTGCCGTATCGCTCTCGACTGCATCGCGCACCTGCAGGGCCACCTCAGGCAGGGTGGGGAGCTGCAGCTCATTGTTCTCGATTTCTTTGCGGATGACGTCGGCTAGGTCGGCACTCTGCGCAGCGTTGAGCATGTCGGCTCCGGTTCAGCAGTAAATGATAAGAACTACTGCGGAAGGAGCCGGCAAAACTTGAGGGAAACTCACTCCTCAATCGGTGGCAGTTCGTACGGCAGGTCCAGCAGTTTCAGGGCCGGCCCGTCGACCGAATCCAGGTGGATATCGCCGCCATCTGCGACGCTGATTTCGAGCACCGCCAGCACCTCGTAGCCACCGTCAGGCGATGGCGCGGCATCCACGATGCGGCCGGCGCCCTGGCCCGATGCGCTGGTCGGGGAGTGCAGCTCGGTGCCCGGCGCGGGGCGCTCGCCGACATCCGCGTGCAGGCGGTACATGCGGCGCTTGAGTTTGCCCAGGTACTGCATGCGCGCGACGATCTCCTGGCCGGTGTAGCAGCCCTTGGTGAAACTCACGCCGCCGATCAGCTGCATATTGGTCATCTGCGGCACGAAGGCCTCGACCGTGTCTTCGAACACCGTCGGCATACCGGCGCGGATATCCATCAGCGCCCAGAACTCCGGGCCGCTCTGCTCGGCCTTGGCGCTAATGTCGGCCCACAGCCCGGTCATGGTCGCGACCGGGGCGATCAGTTCGAAGCGGGGCCGGTCGCCCGGCAGGCGGATGATCGTCAGGTCATCGCGGGTTTCGCTGGCCTTGTCGCCGCTCGGCGCGAACGGCAGCAGTCCGGCGGCACAGTCGCCGGCCAGTCCGACCCGCGCGAGCTGCTCGCTGGCGTTTTCGAGTTTCACCTGCGAGCGCAATACGAACATCGTGAGCCGTTTGAGCGTGGCGTCGAGGCGCTCCATCGGCAATTGCATGTACAGGTCGTCACCGCGCTGAAAGATCAGGAAGCTGCCGAGCATGCGGCCTTTCGGGCTGCAATAACTGCTCAGCTGTACCAGCTCGGGGCTGACCTCGCGGATATCGTTGGTCAGTTGGCCCTGTAAAAAGGTGCGGGTGTCGTCGCCGTTGACCTTGATCAGGCCGAAATGCGACAGGTCGGTAACGGCACAGTCGGGAAAGGTCAGGCCCAACGGTGCTTTCGGGGTAACGGTTTCTTGCCAGGTATTCATCGTGATGTGCTGCTCTGGTTGAATTCGCGCCGAACCGGCGCGGCAATGGCGTTATCATAAACAATCCGCCGCTGAGGTTAAGCGGCCAACCCCAGGTAGATTTGTGACCGCCAACGCCCTGCGCCCCGGCAGCCTCGTGCTGTACAAGATTCACCCCGCCATCGTCAGCGATGTTGCCGACAAGATCGAGATCAAGCTCGCCGGCGGCAAATCGAAGCGGGTACGCGACAAGGACGTTACGCTGCTGCACCCGGGGCCCTTGTCGAGCCTCGGCGCGCTCGAGGCCGGCGAGGCCGCGATCGACGAGGCGTGGGAACTGCTCGAAGGCGAGGAGGTCGCGCTGGCCGATCTGGCCGAGTTTCTGTACGGCGAGTTCTCCCCGGCGACTGCGTGGGGCGCGTGGGAGATCTTGCAGGATGGCCTGTATTTCGAGGGAGATGCCGGCCAGATCCGTCGTCGTAGCGAAAGCGACATCGCCGCCGAACGCGAGGCGCGCAACGCCAAGCAGCGCGCCGAGACCGAGTGGCAGGATTTTCTCGAACGTGTCGAGCGCGCCGAGCTCGAGGACGAAGATCGCAAGAAGCTGGCCGACGTCGAGCGGGTGGCGCTCGGCACTGCCGAACGCAGCCGGATCCTGAGCGCTTTCGATGTGCCCGAGACGCCCGAGGCGGCACACCAGTTTCTGATCCGCTGCGGCTACTGGCCGGCCCACGAAAACCCCTGGCCGCGGCGTGCCGGGGCGCGCCTCGAAGCCGTCGAGATCGGTGTGCCCGACCTGCCGGACGAGCCGCGCCGCGACCTGACCCACCTCGCAGCCTGGGCCATTGACGACGCCGGCAACGAAGACCCGGACGACGCCATCAGTCTCGATGGCGACCGGCTGTGGGTGCACGTGGCCGATGTTGCGGCGCTGGTGCGGGCGGGCGGGCACATGGACATGGCCGCGCAGGAGCGCAGCGCCAACCTCTATCTGCCTGAGTTCATCCACACGATGCTGCCCGAATCGGTCACCCATCGCCTGGGCCTTGGCCTTGCCGAGCAGTCACCGGCGTTGTCGATCGGTTTTGTGTTCGACGGCGGGCAGATCACCGATATCGAGGTGGTGCCTTCGTGGGTGCGTGTTTCGCGTTCGACCTACGACGAGGTCGACACCCGCATGCATGAAGAGCCGTTCGCATCGATCGCCAAGATCACTGACGCTTTTCGTGCTCAGCGCGTGGCGCGCGGTGCCGCACGCATCGATCTGCCTGAGGTGTCTGTGCGGGTGATCGATGGCGAAGTCGTGATCCGCTCGTTACCCAAGCTGGCCAGCCGCGACATGGTGACCGACGCGATGCTGATGGCCGGCGAGGCCGCGGCGCGTTTCGCCCAGGCCAACGGGGTCGCCATCCCGTACGCGATGCAGCCGCCGCCCGACGAGGTGCGCAGCCCGCAGAGCATGTCCGAGATGTTCGCCTACCGGCGGTTGTTCAAACCGAGCCGGGCGTCAATCGAGCCCGACGCTCATTTCGGTCTCGGGCTGGAGATCTATGCGCGTGCGACCAGCCCGTTGCGCCGCTATGCCGACCTGGTGGTGCACCAGCAACTGCGTGCCTACGTCACCGAAGGCAAGCCGCTGTCGCCCGACGCCCTGTTGGAAAAGATCGCCTCGGTCGACCGCGCGAATGCGACCATCCGCCGAGCCGAACGGTTGTCAAATCTGCATTGGAAACTGGTGCACCTGGGGCGCAATCCGGACTGGCAGGGCGAAGCCGTGATAGTGGCGCTCGAGGAGCGCAAGACAACCGTAATCGTGCCCGAGCTCGCCCTCGAGACCAAGCTGCGTGCCTCGCCCGAACACCAGCTTGATCAGCCGCTGAAGATTGCCGTGCGCGAGGTCGATGTGCCATCGCAGGCTGCTTATTTTCGGGTTCTTGGCTAGAAAAAACAGTCTGCCCGGCCGGTTCGGGTGATGGACTTTCGATTTTGTTGATAAGTGTCATCAGCCGCCGGACAAACCGCGACGCTGCGTCTTAGAGAAATCACCTCGAACACGTATACTTCGAGGTTCGTTGAAACTGCGCCTCTCAATTGGAGATCAGCATGCCCATGACCGACCGGCCCGCGCCCGGTACCCGCAAGGGTGTCACCAAACCCTCTGAGGAATTCGCCGATTTCTGCGAAGCCGAATTTGAGCGGCGGCTGAACTCGGGCGTTGAGTTCAACGAAACCCTGTATCGCAAGGCCATGCTGATGGTGATGGATCGGCTGACGCAGCTCGAGGAAGAGGGCGCCGCATGATCATCCACAAGATCCGCGCTGAAAACGTCCTCAAGTACGCCAAGCTGTCGATCGATCTTTCGGAGCATGGGCTGATCGCGATCAGCGGTCCCAACGAATCGGGCAAGAGCAGTATCGGTGAGACTCTGTGCTTCGCCTTGTTCGGGCGAACCTTCTCGATCGGTCCGGGCGACATCCAAAAGGTGATCCGCTGGGGCGAGAATCATTGCAACGCCACCACCGAATTCTCGGTAGAGGGCACGCGCTACGAGCTGACCCGTTTTCTCGATCGTGACGGCAACCACAGCGCCAAGCTGGCGCGCGACGATGATCCGGAAGATCCGATCGCGCGCGGGGTGAATGCCGTAGGCGATGCCTTGTTCGGCATCCTCGGATTCGAGTACGACGAGTTCGTTGAGTCGTTTTATCTCGCGCAGCGCGAGATCACGACGCCGCATCCGCACAGCCACGCGGTCAAGATCATGGCCGGTATCGCGCCGCTCGAGCATGTAGCCAACGGCTTGCAGGGCGAGATCGAAGAGCGCGAGGAACTGCTCGGCGAGATCCAGGCCGAGTGGGAGGCCGTCGATCAGGACGTCAAGGGGCTGGGTATCGAGGAAGGGCGCATGCCGCGCCTCGAAGACGAGCGTTACCAGACCCACCAGCAGCGTGAACAGATCGACGGGCTGATCAACGACGTCAATGAAAGTTTCGGCGTATTCAGCAGTTGCACCGATGAGATCTACCGTGCCGAAAGCAAAAAGGGGCGCTCGTCGTTTCTGCGCTTCATTCTCTTCCTGTTGGCCGTGGCGCTGGGTGGTGTTTGGGCCTTGTTGACCTACGGCGATCAACTGCCGCAGACGCAGACCGTGCGCGAGCTACTGGCGCAGTACATCCCGCAATGGGACGACGCCAAGGTGATCTGGATCGCCTATGCCGCTGCCGCCGTCGGCGTGCTGTTCCTGCTCTCGTGGATCGCCGTTGCCGGCACCAAGCGACGCATCGCAAGACTGCGCGCGCAGGCGGCCGAACTGGGCGATGTGCTTGGCAAGGCACGCGAGATCGATGTCGAGACGGCGTCTGACGAGGTTGTCGAAGGCGATGACGACAACGAAGAACCGTTGGCGGTCGCCGTCGAGGATGCGGCCGATGAAGAAGAGGTCGCAATCCGTGCGACCCGGCCGGAGTACGCCGAGTACCAGTCGGTGCGTGCGATGATCGAAAAGGGCGACGCCACGATCCGCATGGTCGACGATTACTGCGAGCGTGAGACCGGCTGGTTGAAGCTGGTCTCGGACCAGCTGGGCGAGCAGATTCACGACCTCGACGGCGAGATCGACGACGAACAAAGCCGTGTGCAGGAAGCGATCAACCTGTCGGATGTGCTCAATGGCCTGACCGACAAGCGTGAAGAGGTCGAAGAGCGAATCGAAGACCGCCACCGTGCCCTGGAACTGCTGCAGGGCGCGATCGCCCACCTGTCCGGCCACTTCAATCGCGACATCAAAGAACTGGTCGGCAAGATGCTGCCGCTGTTCACCGACGGCCGCTACGAACACCTGCAGATCGACCCCGGCCTCAAGGTACGCGTGTTCTCGAGTGAGAAACGCGATTTTATGGACCTCGACGAGGTTTCCAGCGGTACTCAGCGCCAGATCATGCTCGCGCTGCGCCTGGCCCTGTCGAAGAAGCTGTTGAGCCGCACCGTGAAAGGCAAGCAGTTCGCCTTCCTCGACGAACCGTTCGCCTTCTTCGACCAGGAACGCACCCGCCAGGCCCTGCATGCACTCGCCAACCTCGGCGACGACATCAGCCAGGTGTGGATCGTGTCGCAGGACTTCCCGGAGAACTGCGAGGAGACCTTCGACACCACGATTCACTGCGATCGCGACAGCGATACCCTAAATCTGACAACTTGATGTAGAATGCGCGGCTTTCCGGCGACAAGGTCGGAATCCGGCGAGCCTCAAGTGCGCTGTCGGGACACAATCTGGAGAGGTGGCTGAGCGGTTGAAAGCGCACGATTCGAAATCGTGTTTAGGTTAGCGCCTAACGAGGGTTCGAATCCCTCCCTCTCCGCCAATAAAACAAAAGGCCCCCGTGTGGGGCCTTTTGTTTTATTCGACCTCGAGCGATTGATTCGAACCCTCGTTTCTAAATGGCGGTTCGACAGCCGGCACGCAGTGCTGGCGCAGACGCCGGCTATGCCGGTGCCCCGAAGGGGTGAGCTGCGAAGCAGCGAATCAATCCCTCCCTCTCCGCCAATAAAACAAAAGGCCCCCGTGCGGGGCCTTTTGTTTTATTCGACTACGAGCGATTGATTCGAACCCTCGTTTTTAAATGGCGGTTCGACAGCCGGCACGCAGTGCTGGCGCAGACGCCGGCTACGCCGGCGCCCCGAAGGGGAGAGCTGCGAAGCAGCGAATCAATCCCTCCCTCTCCGCCAGTAAAGGAAAAGGCCCCCGCGTGGGGCCTTTTGTTTTATTCGACTACGAGCGATTGATTCGGACCCTCGTTTTTAAATGGCGGTTCGACAGCCGGTACGCAGTGCTGGCGCAGACGCCGGCTATGCCGGCGCCCCGAAGGGGTGAGCTGCGAAGCAGCGAATCAATCCCTCCCTCTCCGCCAATTAAGTAAAAGGCCCCCGCGTGGGGCCTTTTGCTTTGTTCGACTACGAGTGATCCGATTCGAACCCTCGTTTCTAAATGGTGGTTCGACAGCCAGCCCGACCAACCGGTCCAATTTTGCATGAGGAGCGATCGTCCCAGAGCGGCCAAGCATTCCGGGTCTCTAGTTCGTTCGAAAGATACCCAACATATTCGGTTACTTTGCAGAATGACCCAATAACAGCTCGATAATCGCTTGCTGTTTCCGATGCTTGGCCAAATCCAAGGCGGTTTGCCCATACTGATTTTTTACGTCGATATCAGCGCCTTGCTCGATCATCGAGGTCATCGCCTTCACCCTCCATTCGACAGGCAAGTCAGAAATCACCGTCGTCGTGATCAGTGGGTTGCCCACGTCGTCCATGAAATTAGGGTTGAACCCATAGGTCATGAGCGCATCGGCAATTATGACCCGTTTGGCTTGTTTGGCAGCGATTCTTTGGTCTGCCTTTTTCCTGGCGGCAGCGATGTCGGCTTCGCTTACGATGTCCCTGCTGTATCCGCCAGGAGGTGGCGCTGCCGGCAGAATCGTGCATTCAACCAAGTAGGAAATCTGCTTTGGGGCCAGAGAAGCGGCAGATGCTGGCTCGAACTCGCCGTGTTTCGCTTCCAAACACCAACGCGACATGTCCTCCGCCAATGCGAAGTCCTGAGCAAAGGAAGGTCCGCAGAACCCCGCGACTGCAATAGCGATGACCGCGAGTCTAGCCAGACGCTTAAGGCGTGAACTCAACGTAACCTCCCGTTCTTGGTACTAAGCGATGCGGCAACGCATCTGACGGCCAATGTCCTATCGAGTTCTAGTATTGTTGCGAACTTATCCATTTATTGCGCTGCATGACTTGGTTGTTTTCGCCGCTGTTTGCACTGAAAACGCTGACATTAAAGAAAGGCGCATAAGCCTGTGCAATACTTGGTTTCGGCATCTGCCGCTCATTTGAGCAGACCAGCCCTGAGATGACAAAGTGATGCCGAATACCTTGGTCATTCAATCCCACCGGTCACCCTTGCCCTATCCATGGCTTGCTGGCTGCTTGGAATCGGTACGCCGTTGGTGCGTTTTCAACAAGTTTGACTACCGTTTCCTCGATGATGAGCTGTTCACTTGCCTCGACGCTGAGTTGCTGGAGAAATCTGCAGAACAAAGGGTGATCGCAGCGGATCTGGCGCGTCTGAAAGTACTACAAACTGCTTTGCGTGACGGCATTGAAACAGTGGTTTGGCTAGATGCAGATTTCCTGATCTGCGATCCGGATAATTTTGTGTTGCCCGAGACACCGTACGCTGTCGGTCGCGAGGTCTGGGTGCAGCACGATCGGCAAGGGAGGCTGAAGGTGTACAAAAAGGTTCACAACGCCTTCCTGATGTTCCGTCACGGCAACACGTTTTTAGACTTTTATCTCGAGACAGCCGAACGACTGTTGCGCCAACACCAAGGCGGAATGCCACCGCAGTTCATCGGACCAAAACTGCTGACGGCCCTACATAACGTCTGCCAGCTACCCGTTATGGAATCCGCTGGAATGCTGAGTCCGTTGGTGATCCGAGATCTGCTGCAGGGCGGGGGAGAGGCGCTGCGGATGTTTCATGCGAAGTCAGCCGCGCCGCTGGCGGGCGCCAATCTCTGTGCATCGAGTTGTGACAAGGGCCAGGTAGACAGTGCCGAGATGGGGCAGCTTATCGAGGCCCTGACTGCGAAACCGCATCTATTGCTGTGAGCTGTGGTGCGGCCGCACCAGAGCCTTGGGATGGCGTGCGTTCCAAAGGTCGTATTCGGAATGTCGACGATGGCTTCGACGGCAATTGGTAAGCACGATATTTTCCTCGGTATGGGCTTTGCGGGAGCTTCCAGCCTGTCTAGTGATTAGCAGCATCGGTTGAAGTATTATCCGAGGCACTCGCGGAAGGCTGGTAATACCTACGCGGTCGTGTGCGAAGGCAAACGGTCCCCCAATTGTCTAAGAATGTGCCGAAGGAACAACACCCATGAGGCGACTCTATTTTCTCGTGCCAGATCTGAAAACCACACATCTCGTGGTGCGGGCTTTAAAAGCTCAGGGAGTTGATGACCGCCATGTCCATGTGGTTGCTGCGCCGGGTACCGAGCTGGATGATCTGCACGAAGCGACCGTCAAAGAGACGAGCTACCTGATGCCTGCCATGAAGAAGGGCGCCGAGTACGGGGGCACGATGGGGCTGCTGGTCGGGCTGCTGGCTCTTAGTCTCCCCGGGGTCGTACTCGCAGGTGGGGCAATGCTCGCAATGGGTGTGCTGGGAGCGGGAATGGGAGCTTGCCTGGGTTGTTTACTCGGCGAAGATATCGAAAACGTGCATGTGAAAAAGTATGCATCAGCGATTGCCGGCGGCCAGTTGCTTGTGCTGGTGGATGTGCCTGAAAAGCGAGTGGGTGAGTTTCAGGCGTTGATCAAGCAACACTATCCCGACGCCAAGCTGGAAGACACAGAGGCGACGTCGCCGGAGTTTCCGTACTGAGGCGCAACGAGACTGCGAGCGCATTCGGTATAAGGCGATCGCGGGTCACGCATCAGAGGCCATGTCGCGTTCAAGACTGAAGCCGCAGCGTCATGCTGACAGCGCGCCGCAGCCCCCACACTCTGATTCCGTTATCGCCAAGCGAGTCGCTAACCATTGGCCAGCGATCCGGCGGATCGTTCTGCCTCTTTTTGACTCAGGCCAGCGCGCTTACCCATTCGTTTGCCCACAAGGCAGCCGTGAGTGGCTGATTGTCGACCTTTCTCGCATCCAATGCGCAGATTTCGCCGACTCGTTTGGCGCCGGATAGATACAAGGCATTCTCCATCATGTAGCCTGCTTGGGCGAAGTGCTCGTAGCCGCTGTCTCCCAACGCGATGATGCCGTAAGTGCGGTCCTTGAGGTCGACGGTTTGCTCGTCGAGCGCGAAGAACAGCGGATACAGGTTGCTCGGCAGTTCGCCGTTCCCAGTGGTAGAGCAACACACCAGTAGCGCTTCGTCGGCATCCTGTTGCAAGTCGTGAGTTGTAGGCTCGGTATTGAGCCGTGTTTCGTGACCCTGCCGGTTCAGCACATGGGCAACGGCGGCCGCAGTCTGTAGGGCGCGGCCGTTCACAGAACCAACGATGATCTGTATCTTTGCCACGGCTTTACCTCGTCAGCAACCGTTTGCCGGCTCAGCGGACTGCAACCGGGGTGAATTATTCAACCCAGCCTTCTTCTTCCATATCCTCGAAGCGCGAATCGGACTTCGAGGTTTTCTTGCTGACCACGCGCTGTAGCATCGGCGACATATCGCCACTCAGCTCGCCTTGCAGTTCTTCGATGATCTCTTCGATCTCAGGTCCGCCTTTGACGACGATGGGATTGACGCCCAGCATGACCAGCTGCTTAGTGGCCGAACCCCCGATTGACCCGACGTAGACCAGGTCGCAGCCGTGCAGCCATTTCAGCTTCGGTTTCAGCTTGTCTTCGTTGCCGTCTTTCTTTTCTTTGGGAAACACCTTGGTTGCCATCAGCGTGGCTGAATCAGCGTCTACGCCGAACACATGGAAACCCTGCGAGGAACCGAAATGTTGGTTGACGCATTCGCCGTCCGACGAGGCGAAAGCCACCATCAACAGGTTTGGGTCGGCTGCCACTTCGGCAACGCTCTCGACTTCGGCCACTTCACTCATCGCTTCCTCCGCTCAAGTGGGCAAGGTGGTCACAACTACTCAAGTATCAGCACGATTCGTTCCACCCAAACTCGGCGCGCCGAAGGCATGGCATAACACTTGCCACACAACAGCCAACGCCTTGAGTAGGACCGATCTAGAGGCGGCAACCTGGTCAAATCCGGGTCGTGATAGGGACATTCACTGTAGCGATTGTAAGTTTTACAACAACGCGCCTGATGCTGGTCGCCTGGTTTTGGCGAGTACCCGACAGGACGCATCTGGTGGGAGATCAAGATGGCAAAGATAGGTCTTTTCTACGATACCGATACCGGCAACACCCGCAAGGTCGCCAAGCTGATCAACAAGCTGTTCGACGACGGCGATATCGACATGAAGAATGTCACCAAACTCGAGCCGGCCGACTTCGAGGCATATTCCGCCTTCATCCTCGGTACGCCCACGCTCGGCGATGGTGAATTGCCCGAGAACTGGGAGGCCTTCCTGCCGCAGCTCGACAATGTCGATTTCAATGGCAAGACCGTTGCCTTGTTCGGCCTGGGTGACCAGGAAGAGTACTCGCACGAGTTTGTCGACGGGCTTGGCCTGTTGTACGAAAAGCTCGATTCGCTGGGTGCTTCGTTCATCGGTTTCTGGCCGACCGAAGGCTATGAGTATGAGATTTCGGCAGCCGAAGTCGACGACCAGTTCTGTGGCCTGGTGATCGACCAGGACAATCAATCGGGCCAAACCAAAGAGCGTGTCGAAGCCTGGGTGGCGCAGATTAAGCCGGCGTTGCTGGCAGCCGCCACCGAAGCCGAAGCGGCTTGATCGCGTGACGGGTATGAACGAGTAGGGACGGGTAATCGAAGATGAAACTGACTGACATCGCCTTTGAAGACGACGCGTTCAAAGCCTGTGTGCTGGCCACCGGGTGCGAGAACGCCGAAGACATTACCGAACTCGTTTGCCGCAAACAGAAGATCACGAGTGCGGCGGGCGTCGAGCATCTGTGCAATCTGAAATTGTTGGACCTGACGCGCAATGAACTCGGTGCACTGGACCTGGCGAAAAACACCAAGCTTGAAGAATTGTTTGTTGGGAATAATGAGCTCGAGATGTTGGATATCAGCGGTTGTACTGAGCTGACTTACATCGAGGTGTTCATCAATCAGCTTGAAGAGCTGAACGTCGGCAACAGCCCGATGCTGGAAACCCTGTGCGCAGACAAGAACGACCTCGAAAGCCTCGACGTCAGCAAGAATCCCGAGTTGCTCGATCTTCGTCTGAGCGGTAATGAGCTGTCGGAGCTTGATCTGTCGGCCAACGCAAAGCTGGAGAAACTGGATCTGCAGAAGAACCCGCTAAGCGATGAAACCAAGGCCGCCATCCAGGAGCTCGGCGACATTCAGGTTCATCTTTAAGGCTTGAGGGGCAACACCGACGACGCCAAATGCTTGCGCCGTTCGCCCGGTGTTCATGCCGGGTGGAGCGATTGCGACTAGTGGCAAGAACGCCGAGCACGATCTAACGGCGATTGTCGTAGTTAAACCGCAGTTTGTGATGCCGATGATGGTTTGGCAGATAGCTTCAATGATTCACGTGTCGGCCCACTGTCTCACCAGGTTGTGATACAGCCCGCTCAGCCGCAGGACATCATCGTGGTTGTCGCCAAGCGATGCAGTCAATGACTGTATCGAATGGTCCAGGTCGTGCAGCATTGCGCGCTGCTGGTTGTCGCGCACCATGCTCTGCATCCAGAAGAATGAGCTGATGCGTTCACCACGGTTGACGGGTGTTACCTGGTGCAGGCTGGTCGAAGGGTAGAGGATCATATCGCCGGCCGGCAGTTTCACCGATTGGCAACCGTAGTTGTCCTCGATCAGCAGTTCGCCACCGTCGTACTCGTCGGGTTCGCTGAAAAACAATGTAGCCGACAGGTCGGTACGGATGCGGACGATCGAGCCGGGGATCGCACGGATGGCATTGTCGACATGCAGACCGAAAGACTCGCCGCCGCCGTAGCGGTTGAATAGGGGTGGAAATATCTTTGCCGGCAAGGCTGCCGAGATAAAGGTCGGGTGCCCTGCCAAGGCATCCAGAATGCGATCTCCGATCGCTCGTGCGGTCGCTGAATCTTCCGGTAGTTGTCGATTGGTTTTGACGGCCCCGGATTGTGTGCCCGCGGTAACCTTGCCGTCGACCCACGCGGCTTGGTCCATTTGTTGACGGATGTCGGCCACTTCCTGTTTGGTGAATACGTTCTCGACAACGGTCAGCATGGGCGTTCTCTCAATAAAAGGACGCCTCCGGACAGAGGCCCGGAGACGTCAAGG
This window encodes:
- a CDS encoding ATP-binding protein; amino-acid sequence: MIIHKIRAENVLKYAKLSIDLSEHGLIAISGPNESGKSSIGETLCFALFGRTFSIGPGDIQKVIRWGENHCNATTEFSVEGTRYELTRFLDRDGNHSAKLARDDDPEDPIARGVNAVGDALFGILGFEYDEFVESFYLAQREITTPHPHSHAVKIMAGIAPLEHVANGLQGEIEEREELLGEIQAEWEAVDQDVKGLGIEEGRMPRLEDERYQTHQQREQIDGLINDVNESFGVFSSCTDEIYRAESKKGRSSFLRFILFLLAVALGGVWALLTYGDQLPQTQTVRELLAQYIPQWDDAKVIWIAYAAAAVGVLFLLSWIAVAGTKRRIARLRAQAAELGDVLGKAREIDVETASDEVVEGDDDNEEPLAVAVEDAADEEEVAIRATRPEYAEYQSVRAMIEKGDATIRMVDDYCERETGWLKLVSDQLGEQIHDLDGEIDDEQSRVQEAINLSDVLNGLTDKREEVEERIEDRHRALELLQGAIAHLSGHFNRDIKELVGKMLPLFTDGRYEHLQIDPGLKVRVFSSEKRDFMDLDEVSSGTQRQIMLALRLALSKKLLSRTVKGKQFAFLDEPFAFFDQERTRQALHALANLGDDISQVWIVSQDFPENCEETFDTTIHCDRDSDTLNLTT
- a CDS encoding ankyrin repeat domain-containing protein — protein: MSSRLKRLARLAVIAIAVAGFCGPSFAQDFALAEDMSRWCLEAKHGEFEPASAASLAPKQISYLVECTILPAAPPPGGYSRDIVSEADIAAARKKADQRIAAKQAKRVIIADALMTYGFNPNFMDDVGNPLITTTVISDLPVEWRVKAMTSMIEQGADIDVKNQYGQTALDLAKHRKQQAIIELLLGHSAK
- a CDS encoding flavodoxin domain-containing protein, yielding MAKIQIIVGSVNGRALQTAAAVAHVLNRQGHETRLNTEPTTHDLQQDADEALLVCCSTTGNGELPSNLYPLFFALDEQTVDLKDRTYGIIALGDSGYEHFAQAGYMMENALYLSGAKRVGEICALDARKVDNQPLTAALWANEWVSALA
- a CDS encoding NifB/NifX family molybdenum-iron cluster-binding protein, yielding MSEVAEVESVAEVAADPNLLMVAFASSDGECVNQHFGSSQGFHVFGVDADSATLMATKVFPKEKKDGNEDKLKPKLKWLHGCDLVYVGSIGGSATKQLVMLGVNPIVVKGGPEIEEIIEELQGELSGDMSPMLQRVVSKKTSKSDSRFEDMEEEGWVE
- a CDS encoding flavodoxin; the encoded protein is MAKIGLFYDTDTGNTRKVAKLINKLFDDGDIDMKNVTKLEPADFEAYSAFILGTPTLGDGELPENWEAFLPQLDNVDFNGKTVALFGLGDQEEYSHEFVDGLGLLYEKLDSLGASFIGFWPTEGYEYEISAAEVDDQFCGLVIDQDNQSGQTKERVEAWVAQIKPALLAAATEAEAA
- a CDS encoding leucine-rich repeat domain-containing protein, which produces MKLTDIAFEDDAFKACVLATGCENAEDITELVCRKQKITSAAGVEHLCNLKLLDLTRNELGALDLAKNTKLEELFVGNNELEMLDISGCTELTYIEVFINQLEELNVGNSPMLETLCADKNDLESLDVSKNPELLDLRLSGNELSELDLSANAKLEKLDLQKNPLSDETKAAIQELGDIQVHL
- a CDS encoding Fe2+-dependent dioxygenase, whose product is MLTVVENVFTKQEVADIRQQMDQAAWVDGKVTAGTQSGAVKTNRQLPEDSATARAIGDRILDALAGHPTFISAALPAKIFPPLFNRYGGGESFGLHVDNAIRAIPGSIVRIRTDLSATLFFSEPDEYDGGELLIEDNYGCQSVKLPAGDMILYPSTSLHQVTPVNRGERISSFFWMQSMVRDNQQRAMLHDLDHSIQSLTASLGDNHDDVLRLSGLYHNLVRQWADT